Below is a window of Nitrospira sp. DNA.
CTGAGATCAACGTGCTGAGGCAGGAGTCCATCCTTAACCATCGTCGTCAATTGCCTCGTATCTCAGAGATGCGCCCGTAGCTCAATGGATAGAGCACCAGACTACGGATCTGGGGGTTACAGGTTCAAGTCCTGTCGGGCGCACCAAACCTCGCCGGCGCTTCTTTTCATGTCTCGCTGACGGATCTGGGCATACCTGATTCAGTCCTGTCGGGCGCACCAAACCTCGCCGGCGCTTCTTTTCATGTCTCGCTGACGGATCTGGGCATACCTGATTCAGTCCTGTCGGGCGCACCAAACCTACTGGCTTCTCCTTGGTTACCAAGACCTCCGGCTTGCCTTATTTTCACTCGGCACCTCCTTGTATGTACTTCTGTCAAGTATTCCGTCTCCTGCATGATTCACAACGACCATGCTGTCGGAGAACGATCTCCGGACCAGCATTGAGGTCAAGGTCGCGCTGGCAAAGGACGTCGCCGTCGGTCAGCGCAACAATCGATACAGCGTGGGGGAGTTGTGGCTGCATGAATGCGAGGGTAATACCTAGTAGTGTGAATTCACATGTTTGGAGTAAGACGAACGAGGAGGGTTTTGTCATCAGCTCAATGTGAAGGACAGAGTCCGCCTCGCAAGCAGTGCTGAGGAACCCTGGTTCTCTTCACAAAGGGAAGACCCAGAGTGGAAGTCTTGTTTGACGATAATCACGCGCTGGTACGGCGAGGTCTTCCCTCCGTGATGGCGGCCTATAACGCTCTTCAGGCCATTACGGAAGATCGAAATGGTGCCGAGGCGGTCAAGCTCGCCGGAGACCTACGTCCACAGGTGGCGGTGATGGACATCAACATGCCGAGAATGAACGGAATCGATGCCACGGCATACCAGAACTCGTTCGTGTGAAGTCGCCCTCGCTGCGATGAAAGGGATAACACCAGTTTTCTTCGCTTTTGGATTGTCCACGTTGTTGATGTCCTCGGATTGCCCCGCAGGGACTGGGGATTCGCTCAACCCGTCCGGCAGAACAACCGATAGCCTACGTTCGGGAAAGACCGGTGAACGAACAGGACGCTCCGGCCTTGACAATACGCCGGCTGGTGGCACATTGCCCGGAGGGACAGTGCCGGGTGGCACGTTGCCTGGTGGGACTCTTTCTGGTGGAACCGTCCCGGGAGGAACATTTCCCAATAAGACCTTGCCAGGAGGAACGGTGCCTGGCGGCATGGTGCCCGGCGGCACGCTACCAGGAGGCACAGTGCCAGGTGGTACAGTGCAAAGTAAGAAACTTCCCGGCGAATAGCCGTGGCCGGGACTTCTCCGGGATACAGCAGGTCTTTAGCGGATTTTGGGTAACTGAAGCACAGCAATCGAGCGGGCTTTGAGGTCAACCGCTTCTCCGCCCCGCAGCTGTGTGCGATCTTCCTGTTCTTCGACATCGCTGGTATAGAGGAATATTTCCCATCAAACTCCATGCTGATGCGTGGAAAGGACCAAGAGAAACTGTTCGTGGTGAGCATTGAATAGCAGCAGCACGTCCTGGTCTGTCACGTGGGCGGGCCTTGCGTCTCGCTCATGCCCGCTCATCGGGGTTGGTCTCAAACTCGACAAGCTCTCGTTAGGCCAAAGAATCTTCATCGCGCCGCGGCGCAAAGTTTGATCGACAAGGGCTATCGCTCCTCCGATGTGCATTCAGGGCTCACAGCCGTCGAGCGGAAAAGAGAACATTGAAATGCAAACCCAGTTCCGGCGATGATCGACACATTGCCGAGAACAGAAGGAGGAACTGTCATGAATTGGGAAGCGCCTTCATTTGTCGAGATAAAAATGGACGCCGAGATCAACTCGTACCAAGATGATTTTCGAGACATCCCTGACGAGAAGGAACCACCGACGGAGACGCCGATCACCACCACTCGTCAAGCATAGTAATGAGTGGATGCGATGCTCCTTCGTGTTCTAGGGTCGGCCGCCGGAGGCGGATTTCCACAGTGGAACTGCGCCTGTGTGAATTGCGGAGGCATGCGGAAAGGGCTGATTGCTGCGAGCCCTCGGACGCAAGAATCTGTCTGCCTCAGCGCGGACGATGGTAACTGGTTTCTCGTCAACGCCTCTCCGGACGTTCGCGCTCAGATCGAAAACTTCGGCGCCCTCCATCCACGTCGATCACGTTCTACGCCGATCCAAGCCATTTTTTTGACCAACGGAGATCTGGACCACTGTTTGGGACTCCTCTCGCTCCGGGAGAATCACCGGCTCGTCCTGTATGCGACCGATTCTGTGCGTCGCGGATTCACCGAAGGCAATGTCTTGTATCGGACGCTTCAGCGTTTCACCGAACAGGTCACGTGGCGGACGCTGAAGCTCGATGTTGAGGAACCGGTGCTGCTTGCGGACGGAAGGCCGTCGGAGCTGACGGTGACAGCTGTGGCCGTTCCAGGCAAACTTCCAATTCATCTGGAAGGCCTCGTCTCATCCAGCGAAGCGGACATGAATGTGGGCCTTCGCTTTCGCCAATCAACCAACGGGAGAATGCTGGCCTATTTCCCCGCCGTCGGCCGGGTCACGTCCTCGGTTCTCAATGCGCTCGAAGGAGCCGGTTGCGTCATGTTCGACGGGACCTTTTGGTCGAGCGATGAACTATCCGCGCCGGGCTTCCTTGCAAAATCGGCGGAAGATCTCGCACATTGCCCTGTGGGTGGATCGGAGGGAAGTCTTTCGAGCCTTTCGAACATTGCCGCTCCTCGCCGGGTGTTCATCCACATCAACAACACCAATCCCATGTTAAGAGAGGATTCTCACGAACGAAAACTCGTTGAGGCGGCACGGTGGGAAGTCGCATGGGACGGAATGGAGCTCCTATTATGACGATGGAGAATGACCACCATCGGGATCGGCTCACACAGGATGCTTTCATCGAGTGGCTCAAGCGGGAAGGTTCTCGTCACTACCATGATCACCATCCGTTCCATGAGCTGATGCACAACGGAAGTTTGACGAAGACCCAGCTCCAGCAGTGGGTACTGAACCGCTACTACTATCAAACGCGCATCCCCATCAAGGATGCCCTCATTGTTTCGAAATCCGAGGATCCGGCTTTTCGACGGATGTGGCTCCGTCGCATCCGGGACCATGACGGCGAACAGGAAGGAGAAGGAGGACTCGCCCTATGGCTTGAGTTGGCTCGAGGCGTCGGCCTCGACGTCGATGAAGTGAGGAATTTCCGATACGTACTCCCGGGAATCAGGCTCGCGTGCGACGACTATGTCCGGTTCGTCCGGGAGGCTCCGCTTCTCGAGGCTGTAGCCTCCTCGCTCACGGAATTGTTTGCGCCTTCCCTCATGACGCGGCGCCTCGAAGCATGGAAACAACATTATCCCTGGGTACGCTCGGAGTCTCTGGAATATTTTCAGTTGCGCATCGCTCGTGCAACGCTCGATTCGAACCAAGCTGTTGAATTCGTGGTTCAGCACGCGACCAACTATGCTCATCAAGAGGGATGTGTGAGGGCCCTGGTCAAGAAGGCCGACATTTTGTGGACCATGCTCGATCACCTCTCTATGGCCTATGTCGAAACGAGATCAGAACGAAAGCGAACTGCTCATGATTCTCACCACAGTCAGACCTCGGCTTAGTCCAAAAGTTCGCCTTAAATTCGATCGGCGTACCGGTCGGTACCTGCTCCTGTACCCCGAAAGGGGACTCGAACTGAACGACACGGCCATGGCAATTGCACGTCTGTGCACGGGCGAATGGACGGTCGATGACATGGTGGATCATCTCACCCAAGTCTATGTTGACGTAGCTCCTGACGAAATGAGGCGAGATGTGTGCGGATTTCTGGATGTCCTTGCCGATCGCGGCCTGCTTCAGCACGTGTCATGAGCAACGAGTATCGCCCCTATACATTGATTGCTGAACTCACCTATCGGTGTCCGCTTCGCTGCCCCTACTGCTCGAATCCGTCGGACCTTGCAGAACATGGGGATGAAATCGACACCGACACCTGGCTTCGGGTCTTTCATGAAGCCGAAGAACTTGGCATAGTTCAACTCAACCTCACAGGCGGCGAGCCGTTGCTGAGGGATGATCTGGAACTACTCATCGAGGAGGCCCGCAAGCTCGAACTGTATACGAACCTCATCACGAGTGGAATTCCGCTCACGTTCGAGCGGCTCTCGCGACTTCGCACATTGGGACTGAATGGCGTGCAAGTATCCATCCAAAGTCCGACATCCTCCGTATCGGACCGAATCGCCGGAGCGCCGTCGTTCAACCGCAAACTCGACGCCATGCAGTGGGTTACATCGCTCGGACTTCCATTGACCATGAACGTCGTGCTCCATCGAGAGAACATCTCTGAAGTCGAAGAGATCATCGCTCTAGCCGAACGCGTTTCCGCCGATCGGCTCGAATTGGCGAATACGCAGTATCTTGGATGGGCATTGAAGAATCGCGTGGGGCTCCTACCCACTCGGGAGCAGATCGAGCGAGCGCGAACCGTAGCGGCTGAGGCCAAAGCACGCCTTCGTGGGAGAATGGAGGTGCTCTTTATCACGCCGGACTATTACTCCGAACACCCCAAATCCTGCATGGAAGGGTGGGGGCGCCGGTTCATCGTGATCAATCCGGAAGGGCTCGCGTTGCCCTGTCATCTGGCGCATACGATAGCAGGATTGCATTTTGAGCATGTCACGCGGCGCCGGCTCGCTGAGATCTGGCATCATTCAGCGGGATTCAACCGATTCCGTGGCGAGGATTGGCTACCCGATTCTTGTAAGGCCTGTGAACGCCGTGCCATAGACTTCGGAGGCTGTCGCTGTCAGGCTTTTCATGTCATGGGGGATGCCGGCCTGACCGATCCTGTCTGCTCTCTCGCTCCTGGCCATGACCGCATTGAGTCGGCAAGGGCTCAGGCCAATCGCACGACTGAAATCCCCGTCCTGTTCAATTATCGGACCGGTCGAGGATGCTCTTCGCGATGACCCGACGTATGAATGCCAGTCTGATCATTTTGCTTGTGCTGACCCTGTCCATCGGTGTGTTCGCTTTGGCAAGAGATCCTTCTTTGCCGCTGCAGGGACTCTATGCGAGCGGCCGACTCTTCGAAAGCGTTTGGGTCGAATTGCTGTTGGGCTTCCTTATCGCCGGGTTTGTCGAGGTGCTTATTTCCCCGGCTCAGATCACCGCGTGGTTGGGAACTGCATCCTCGATACGCGGAATCCTTATGGCGTGGATGGCTGGCTTGGTGATTCCCGGAGGACCCTATCTTTTGTTTCCCCTGGCGGCGAGTCTCTGGAAAACCGGGGTATCCCCCGGCGCCTTGATCGCTCTGATTACCGCCAAAACCTTGGTCAGTCCCATCAGAATGCTGACTTATGAAGCTCCTCTGTTGGGGTGGCGTTTGACCATCGCTCGGTGTTTGCCCGCTCTCTTGGTTCCTCCGATGATGGGGATACTGGGACAGTGGATCTTTAATCTATTCGCGAGGAAGGCATCATGAACACAAACCGCGTGAGAAAGAGCAGAGCCATGAATCGTATTATCGGGTCGGTCTGCGCTTCGCTGATGCTGGTCTTCTCCGGGAGCCGGATCGAAGCCCGCTCTCTTCCCCTCGAGACAATCAAACTTCCCCCTGGCTTTACCATCGCCGTCTACGCGGATAATGTTCCGAATGCGCGGGGTATGGCGCTAGGACAAGACGGCACCCTCTTTGTCGGCACAAGAGACAAAGGGGATGTCTATGCTGTGTCGGACAAGAACGGTGATCAGCGTGCAGACGAAGTGTTGACGATCGCTCGCGGGTTGCATATGCCGGTGGGCGTGGCCTATCGAAACGGCTCGCTCTATGTTTCCGCCGTCGATCGCATCCTGCGGTTCGATGATATCGACACACAATTGAAACACGTGCCACCACCGGTGGTCATCGCGGACCACTTCCCCAAAGAGACCAGTCACGGATGGAAGTTTATCGCCTTCGGTCCCGATGGAAAACTCTATGTGCCGGTGGGAGCACCGTGCAATATCTGTGAGCCCGATCCCGATCGCTATGCTCTCATCAGCAGTCTCAATCCGGATGGGAGCGGATACGAGATAGTGGCCCGTGGTGTCCGAAACTCGGTCGGTTTTGATTGGGACCCGAACACCCATGACTTATGGTTCACCGACAATGGACGGGATCATCTCGGCGACAATCAACCGCCGGATGAACTCAACCGTGCGACGAAGTCGGGGCTGCACTTCGGCTATCCCTATTGCCATGGGGGAACGATCCCGGATCCTCAGTACGGCCGCAAACATGCTTGCCGAGAATTCACGGCGCCTGCGGCCGCTCTGGGTCCTCACGTCGCACCCCTGGGCATGCGTTTTTACACCGGCACCATGTTCCCCAAGGAGTATCGGCATCAGATTTTTATCGCCGAACATGGGTCGTGGAATCGGAGCGAGAAAATCGGATATCGGATCACTCTTGTGTCACGAGATGAGCAAGGGCGAACACGATATTCGGTCTTTGCAAAAGGATGGCTTCAAGGCGAAAAGGCATGGGGCCGTCCTGCCGACATCCTCGTCATGCCGGATGGTGCCCTGCTGGTCTCAGACGATTCGGCAGGCGTGATCTATCGAATCACCTACAGCGAACCCTAGCAGGACGCTGAGAACGTCCGCAAAATAGGCTCTTTGATAAAAGGTTTCTTGAGAGTCGGCAGTGCTCGACTTGGTCGCCGGTTCAGACCATTCGTCGCGCCTTGCCTACGTTCAGACTCGATAACGTAGAAAAAGATGCCCCCGCTTGGCCCATTTCACGGACTGCAGCGCTCCCCAGATAGCCTGTTCGGGAGCTAACTCGATCGGATCAGAAAAGGCCGGACGTTCTCCGGTCCGACCACGCCCGACGATTTGAGGGGACATGGTGAGAAATAGTTCGTCAAC
It encodes the following:
- the pqqB gene encoding pyrroloquinoline quinone biosynthesis protein PqqB, whose protein sequence is MLLRVLGSAAGGGFPQWNCACVNCGGMRKGLIAASPRTQESVCLSADDGNWFLVNASPDVRAQIENFGALHPRRSRSTPIQAIFLTNGDLDHCLGLLSLRENHRLVLYATDSVRRGFTEGNVLYRTLQRFTEQVTWRTLKLDVEEPVLLADGRPSELTVTAVAVPGKLPIHLEGLVSSSEADMNVGLRFRQSTNGRMLAYFPAVGRVTSSVLNALEGAGCVMFDGTFWSSDELSAPGFLAKSAEDLAHCPVGGSEGSLSSLSNIAAPRRVFIHINNTNPMLREDSHERKLVEAARWEVAWDGMELLL
- a CDS encoding permease, translating into MTRRMNASLIILLVLTLSIGVFALARDPSLPLQGLYASGRLFESVWVELLLGFLIAGFVEVLISPAQITAWLGTASSIRGILMAWMAGLVIPGGPYLLFPLAASLWKTGVSPGALIALITAKTLVSPIRMLTYEAPLLGWRLTIARCLPALLVPPMMGILGQWIFNLFARKAS
- a CDS encoding sorbosone dehydrogenase family protein, which translates into the protein MNTNRVRKSRAMNRIIGSVCASLMLVFSGSRIEARSLPLETIKLPPGFTIAVYADNVPNARGMALGQDGTLFVGTRDKGDVYAVSDKNGDQRADEVLTIARGLHMPVGVAYRNGSLYVSAVDRILRFDDIDTQLKHVPPPVVIADHFPKETSHGWKFIAFGPDGKLYVPVGAPCNICEPDPDRYALISSLNPDGSGYEIVARGVRNSVGFDWDPNTHDLWFTDNGRDHLGDNQPPDELNRATKSGLHFGYPYCHGGTIPDPQYGRKHACREFTAPAAALGPHVAPLGMRFYTGTMFPKEYRHQIFIAEHGSWNRSEKIGYRITLVSRDEQGRTRYSVFAKGWLQGEKAWGRPADILVMPDGALLVSDDSAGVIYRITYSEP
- the pqqE gene encoding pyrroloquinoline quinone biosynthesis protein PqqE; protein product: MSNEYRPYTLIAELTYRCPLRCPYCSNPSDLAEHGDEIDTDTWLRVFHEAEELGIVQLNLTGGEPLLRDDLELLIEEARKLELYTNLITSGIPLTFERLSRLRTLGLNGVQVSIQSPTSSVSDRIAGAPSFNRKLDAMQWVTSLGLPLTMNVVLHRENISEVEEIIALAERVSADRLELANTQYLGWALKNRVGLLPTREQIERARTVAAEAKARLRGRMEVLFITPDYYSEHPKSCMEGWGRRFIVINPEGLALPCHLAHTIAGLHFEHVTRRRLAEIWHHSAGFNRFRGEDWLPDSCKACERRAIDFGGCRCQAFHVMGDAGLTDPVCSLAPGHDRIESARAQANRTTEIPVLFNYRTGRGCSSR
- the pqqC gene encoding pyrroloquinoline-quinone synthase PqqC — protein: MTMENDHHRDRLTQDAFIEWLKREGSRHYHDHHPFHELMHNGSLTKTQLQQWVLNRYYYQTRIPIKDALIVSKSEDPAFRRMWLRRIRDHDGEQEGEGGLALWLELARGVGLDVDEVRNFRYVLPGIRLACDDYVRFVREAPLLEAVASSLTELFAPSLMTRRLEAWKQHYPWVRSESLEYFQLRIARATLDSNQAVEFVVQHATNYAHQEGCVRALVKKADILWTMLDHLSMAYVETRSERKRTAHDSHHSQTSA
- a CDS encoding response regulator, producing the protein MEVLFDDNHALVRRGLPSVMAAYNALQAITEDRNGAEAVKLAGDLRPQVAVMDINMPRMNGIDATAYQNSFV
- the pqqD gene encoding pyrroloquinoline quinone biosynthesis peptide chaperone PqqD, which encodes MILTTVRPRLSPKVRLKFDRRTGRYLLLYPERGLELNDTAMAIARLCTGEWTVDDMVDHLTQVYVDVAPDEMRRDVCGFLDVLADRGLLQHVS